The Oncorhynchus kisutch isolate 150728-3 linkage group LG20, Okis_V2, whole genome shotgun sequence genome has a segment encoding these proteins:
- the LOC109883680 gene encoding nuclear prelamin A recognition factor isoform X2, which translates to MVTKETLSGRTEEWLGYLHCTFQVTWCQKCDVTKHQVLVVSVCSQSLPFFAVKFGLDIPEATRKLCGFLKSLGVQYVFDTTLAAGFSILESQREFVQRYRKRNHDNQALPMFTSSCPGWIRYAERVLGSLVTPHICTARSPQQIMGCLVKDYFTKQKKLSPDKLYHMVVAPCFDKKLEAVREEFYNSLLDSRDVDCVLTSGEVFLMMEQMKVSVADLDSVPLDHVMSEAGGQALVRHEGKGSEGFLEHVFKYAAKELFGLDVDQITYKTLRNRDFQEVCLERDGEVLLQFASVYGFRNIQTLVHRMRTGHIPYQLVEVLSCPGGCVSGRGQAEGETGGRVDKALVQQMEEAYSSLTVRLPDTNPDLLILYQDWLEGQDSTHANTLLHTQYTQQTPSQTQTHIQW; encoded by the exons aagtgtgacgtcaCCAAACACCAAGTCCTGGTGGTGTCAGTGTGTTCCCAGTCTCTGCCTTTCTTTGCTGTCAAGTTCGGTCTGGACATTCCTGAGGCCACACGCAAACTCTGTGGCTTCCTCAAGAGCCTCG GGGTGCAGTATGTGTTTGACACCACTCTAGCTGCAGGCTTCAGTATTCTGGAGAGCCAGAGAGAATTTGTCCAGAGGTACCGCAAGAGGAACCATGACAACCAGGCCCTACCCATGTTCACCTCCTCCTGTCCAG GGTGGATCCGGTACGCTGAGCGTGTCCTGGGCAGTCTGGTCACTCCTCACATCTGTACGGCCAGGTCTCCTCAACAGATCATGGGCTGTCTGGTTAAAGACTACTTCACCAAACAAAAG AAGCTGAGCCCAGACAAGCTGTACCACATGGTGGTGGCCCCGTGCTTCGATAAGAAACTGGAGGCAGTCCGAGAGGAGTTCTACAACAGTCTACTGGACAGCAGAGACGTGGACTGTGTCCTCACATCAG gggaGGTGTTCCTCATGATGGAACAGATGAAGGTGTCCGTAGCAGACCTGGACTCTGTCCCTCTAGACCACGT GATGAGTGAGGCAGGGGGCCAAGCCTTGGTGAGACATGAGGGCAAAGGATCCGAGGGCTTCCTGGAACACGTCTTCAAATACGCTGCGAAGGAACTGTTTGGTCTGGATGTCGACCAGATCACATACAAGACTCtcag GAACCGTGACTTCCAGGAGGTGTGTCTAGAGCGGGATGGGGAGGTGCTGCTACAGTTTGCATCCGTCTACGGCTTCAGGAACATCCAGACTCTGGTCCACCGCATGAGGACAGGACACATCCCCTACCAACTGGTGGAGGTGCTGTCATGCCCCGGAG gctgTGTGAGTGGTCGTGGGCAggcggagggagagacagggggtcGGGTGGACAAGGCCTTGGTTCAGCAGATGGAGGAAGCCTACAGCAGTCTAACAGTCAGGCTGCCTGACACAAACCCTGACCTACTCATACTCTACCAGGATTGGCTGGAGGGACAGGACTCAACGCATGCcaacacactcctacacacacagtacacacagcagACCCCcagccagacacagacacacatacagtggtga